One Saccharopolyspora erythraea NRRL 2338 genomic region harbors:
- a CDS encoding macrolide family glycosyltransferase, translating into MNDSATGPPDVRPANQEKAGGAGRIAVVGMPAAGHVNPSLPIVRELTSRGVEVAYYTSDEFRSAVEDTGCEFRAYPAGALGSADIAKATRTGGPVRVVARILKATETLLPFLLSETKSERPDAIVFDSNAIWGRMAAASLGLPMISLMTTIMVGGKDFSTLTAREWLHFLREALPGVPAARSAKRRVVQRFGKQPYPPAPSLPMRGDLTIFPVPSWMQSPNARLDEHCRFVGPTISAESRDHRLDPELAAFVDGPEPLTLVSLGTLHTGSEAFFRACFEAQAALPTRVVLTVGSHTDPAKLGPPPSNTLIRTSVPQLDVLRRADVFVTHGGMNSALEGLACGVPLVVVPQQSEQLVIGRAVADRGAGVVLRHNLSNRPVPAAELRAAVDRALTDSSLRAAAREAGASFGEEGGAVAAADAIQDHLRARSTHR; encoded by the coding sequence ATGAATGACAGCGCAACCGGTCCGCCCGACGTCCGCCCCGCGAACCAGGAAAAGGCGGGCGGTGCGGGTCGAATTGCCGTGGTGGGCATGCCGGCTGCCGGCCACGTCAACCCGAGCCTGCCGATCGTGCGTGAACTGACCAGTCGCGGCGTGGAGGTCGCCTACTACACCAGCGACGAGTTCCGATCGGCGGTCGAGGACACCGGCTGCGAGTTCCGCGCCTACCCGGCGGGCGCGCTCGGGTCGGCCGACATCGCGAAGGCCACGCGGACCGGCGGCCCGGTCCGGGTCGTCGCCCGGATCCTGAAGGCCACCGAGACGCTGCTGCCGTTCCTGCTCTCCGAAACGAAGTCGGAACGTCCTGACGCGATCGTCTTCGACTCCAACGCGATCTGGGGCCGCATGGCCGCGGCGAGCCTCGGCCTGCCCATGATCTCGCTGATGACGACCATCATGGTCGGCGGCAAGGACTTCTCCACCCTGACCGCACGCGAATGGCTCCACTTCCTCCGCGAGGCCCTCCCCGGTGTGCCTGCCGCGCGGTCGGCGAAGCGCCGCGTGGTGCAACGGTTCGGCAAGCAGCCCTACCCGCCGGCACCGAGCCTGCCGATGCGCGGCGACCTGACGATCTTCCCGGTGCCGAGCTGGATGCAGTCACCGAACGCGCGTCTCGACGAGCACTGCCGGTTCGTCGGACCCACGATCTCCGCGGAGAGCCGCGACCACCGCCTCGACCCCGAACTCGCCGCCTTCGTCGACGGCCCCGAGCCGCTGACCCTGGTGTCCCTGGGCACCCTGCACACCGGCAGCGAGGCGTTCTTCCGCGCCTGCTTCGAAGCTCAGGCGGCACTGCCGACACGTGTCGTGCTCACGGTCGGCTCGCACACCGATCCGGCGAAGCTGGGACCGCCGCCGTCGAACACCCTGATCCGCACCTCGGTGCCGCAGCTCGACGTCCTGCGGCGCGCGGACGTGTTCGTCACGCACGGAGGGATGAACAGCGCGCTGGAAGGACTGGCGTGCGGGGTGCCGCTCGTCGTCGTCCCGCAGCAGTCCGAGCAACTGGTCATCGGCCGGGCCGTCGCCGACCGCGGTGCCGGAGTCGTGCTGCGCCACAACCTGTCGAACCGGCCGGTGCCCGCCGCGGAACTGCGCGCCGCCGTCGACCGCGCCCTGACCGACTCGTCCCTGCGCGCAGCGGCGCGGGAAGCGGGCGCGTCCTTCGGCGAGGAAGGCGGAGCGGTCGCGGCGGCCGACGCCATCCAGGACCACCTGCGGGCCCGGAGCACGCACCGGTGA
- a CDS encoding xanthine dehydrogenase family protein molybdopterin-binding subunit has translation MIGQALNRVDGQLKVSGRAPYAYEQWDGGQPLYGFIVGATIGKGRITRIDTEAAERAPGVRMVMTHHNAPAQGAPDLSVPAEYWRAYPALADPDVHHYGEPVALVVATTFEQARAAARLVEVAYAEEPGRFDFAAHEDEAYAPEAVNAGLPTDTAVGDFDAAFETAAVRIDQRYTTPYVFSQPMEPQACLAVPQGEHLTVYASCQIVDSAHSSLAATLQLDGERIHVVTPYIGGGFGSKLRVHQETTLAALAARTLGLPVKVAQTRQQIFELVGLRPTSDQRVRLGAGRDGRLVALAHEVTMFTSPRIEYAEQSAATTRPLYAAPNRLTRHRLVPLDLPRGEDVRAPGEAPGMLAVESAMDELAHVLGMDPVELRIRNEPEVDPERGVPFSDRRTVDCLREGARRFGWEQRPTTPGSRRDGRWLVGYGMSAAIRGHFQLPMRARVRLEADGTAVVQSDMTDIGTGTYTILSQVAADGLGLPVDRVRVDLGSSEFPTSSGSGGSWGAGGAGTAVHRACQALREMLLEAARGDTRSPLHGLNTAEAVFADGSVRVGSASEELRELVARHHPEGVEAEGETQSMADDPNYKEYSINTYGAHFAEVGVDADTAEIRLRRMLGVFTAGRVLNAKTARSQLIGGMIWGLSAALDEDAVVDTRSGAFVNRDLAHYLVPVHADVPDVDAVIIESFDDKANVLGAKGLGELGICGAGASVANAVFNATGIRVRDFPITLDKLLPELPLVDS, from the coding sequence ATGATCGGGCAAGCGCTCAACCGCGTCGACGGACAGCTGAAGGTCTCCGGCCGCGCCCCCTACGCCTACGAGCAGTGGGACGGCGGTCAGCCGCTGTACGGGTTCATCGTCGGCGCGACGATCGGCAAGGGCCGCATCACCCGCATCGACACCGAAGCCGCCGAACGCGCACCGGGCGTGCGCATGGTGATGACGCATCACAACGCTCCAGCGCAAGGTGCCCCCGACCTGTCCGTCCCCGCGGAGTACTGGCGCGCCTACCCGGCGTTGGCCGACCCCGACGTCCACCACTACGGCGAGCCCGTGGCACTGGTCGTCGCCACCACCTTCGAGCAGGCACGCGCGGCGGCCCGTCTCGTCGAGGTCGCATACGCCGAGGAACCGGGGCGCTTCGACTTCGCCGCGCACGAGGACGAGGCCTACGCCCCGGAGGCGGTGAACGCCGGACTGCCTACCGACACCGCGGTGGGCGATTTCGACGCCGCGTTCGAGACCGCCGCGGTCAGGATCGACCAGCGCTACACGACGCCGTACGTGTTCTCCCAGCCGATGGAACCGCAGGCGTGCCTCGCGGTTCCGCAGGGCGAGCACCTGACGGTCTACGCCAGCTGCCAGATCGTCGACTCGGCGCACTCCTCGCTCGCCGCCACCCTCCAGCTCGACGGCGAGCGGATCCACGTCGTCACCCCCTACATCGGCGGTGGGTTCGGCTCCAAGCTGCGCGTCCACCAGGAGACGACCCTGGCCGCGCTCGCCGCCCGCACGCTGGGCCTGCCGGTCAAGGTCGCGCAGACCCGCCAGCAGATCTTCGAGCTCGTCGGCCTGCGGCCCACATCGGACCAGCGGGTCCGGCTGGGCGCGGGACGGGACGGGCGGCTGGTCGCCCTCGCCCACGAGGTCACGATGTTCACCAGCCCGCGCATCGAGTACGCCGAGCAGAGCGCCGCCACGACCCGGCCCCTCTACGCCGCGCCCAACCGGTTGACGCGACACCGGCTGGTACCACTCGACCTGCCGCGCGGCGAGGACGTCCGCGCGCCCGGGGAAGCGCCGGGCATGCTGGCGGTCGAGTCGGCCATGGACGAGCTCGCCCACGTGCTCGGGATGGACCCGGTCGAGCTGCGGATCCGCAACGAGCCCGAGGTCGACCCCGAACGGGGCGTGCCGTTCAGCGACCGGCGCACCGTCGACTGCCTGCGCGAAGGCGCCCGCCGGTTCGGCTGGGAGCAGCGACCCACCACGCCCGGGAGCCGGCGCGACGGGCGCTGGCTGGTCGGCTACGGCATGTCCGCCGCCATCCGCGGGCACTTCCAGCTACCGATGAGGGCGCGGGTCCGGTTGGAGGCGGACGGGACCGCCGTCGTCCAGTCGGACATGACCGACATCGGCACCGGTACCTACACGATCCTCAGCCAGGTCGCCGCCGACGGGCTCGGCCTGCCGGTCGACCGCGTGCGGGTCGATCTCGGCTCGTCGGAATTCCCCACCAGCTCCGGCTCCGGAGGCTCGTGGGGCGCGGGTGGCGCCGGCACCGCGGTCCACCGCGCGTGCCAGGCCCTGCGCGAGATGCTGCTGGAGGCGGCGCGCGGCGACACGCGTTCCCCGCTGCACGGCCTGAACACCGCGGAGGCGGTGTTCGCCGATGGCAGCGTGCGCGTCGGCAGCGCTTCCGAGGAGCTGCGCGAGCTCGTGGCACGTCACCACCCCGAAGGCGTGGAGGCGGAGGGCGAGACCCAGTCCATGGCCGACGACCCGAACTACAAGGAGTACTCGATCAACACCTACGGCGCCCACTTCGCCGAAGTCGGCGTCGACGCCGACACCGCCGAGATCCGCCTGCGCAGGATGCTGGGCGTGTTCACCGCCGGTCGCGTCCTCAACGCCAAGACCGCCCGCTCGCAACTCATCGGCGGCATGATCTGGGGACTGAGCGCGGCCCTGGACGAGGACGCCGTCGTCGACACGCGGTCCGGCGCGTTCGTCAACCGGGATCTCGCGCACTACCTGGTGCCGGTCCACGCCGACGTCCCCGATGTCGACGCCGTCATCATCGAGAGCTTCGACGACAAGGCCAACGTCCTCGGCGCCAAGGGGCTCGGCGAGCTGGGTATCTGCGGAGCCGGTGCGTCGGTGGCCAACGCGGTGTTCAACGCCACCGGGATACGCGTGCGCGACTTCCCCATCACGCTCGACAAACTGCTGCCCGAGCTGCCGCTCGTGGACAGCTGA
- a CDS encoding TetR/AcrR family transcriptional regulator, with protein MKSDDGALRGRPPGRPRSAEADEAILAAATELLIERGVGQVSVEQVARRAGVTRATVYRRFPNLTALLVGAVEWEYRDADTGGLEWPDVDAMVAHWAALLAHPRDRKLMRRLYAAADDYPELLRAYADAHGRRGVEAVRATLDRAREAGELPPHVDSAVLQQMFAGAALLYVSVHPDDSGEDAIKGHFTDILRQVGYRPAASREGAHDDE; from the coding sequence GTGAAGTCTGACGACGGCGCGCTGCGCGGCCGGCCTCCCGGGCGGCCACGCAGCGCCGAGGCGGACGAGGCGATCCTCGCCGCCGCGACGGAACTGCTGATCGAGCGCGGTGTCGGCCAGGTCAGCGTCGAACAGGTGGCGCGGCGCGCCGGAGTCACCCGTGCCACGGTGTACCGGCGGTTCCCGAACCTGACCGCGCTGCTGGTGGGCGCGGTCGAGTGGGAGTACCGCGACGCGGACACCGGCGGGCTGGAGTGGCCCGACGTCGACGCCATGGTCGCGCACTGGGCGGCACTGCTGGCGCATCCCCGCGACCGCAAGCTGATGCGTCGCCTGTACGCCGCGGCCGATGACTACCCGGAACTGCTGCGGGCATACGCCGACGCGCACGGCCGACGCGGTGTCGAGGCGGTGCGCGCCACCCTGGACCGGGCGCGTGAGGCCGGCGAGCTGCCACCGCACGTGGACTCCGCCGTCCTGCAGCAGATGTTCGCCGGCGCGGCGCTGCTCTACGTGAGCGTGCACCCGGACGACAGCGGCGAGGACGCGATCAAGGGCCATTTCACCGACATCCTCCGGCAGGTCGGCTACCGGCCCGCCGCATCGCGCGAAGGAGCGCACGACGATGAATGA
- a CDS encoding PaaI family thioesterase: MDQLSPQAQAAPVQRRRPAAAELGAALRELADAAVSTEAGTDALLGVAERARALIPELNTATRTPGEPASADAVSSGPYMYNPVVGPGNPMAPPMTVEVVDGVAVGTCTLGLAYEGPARYAHGGISALLLDQILGRAHAANGRPGVTVTLSVRYRRPVPLQTPLRLKAWLDESGDHPIGRATIATAAAADTALVSAEGRFLGVKLR, from the coding sequence ATGGACCAACTGAGCCCGCAGGCGCAGGCCGCGCCGGTGCAGAGGCGACGGCCGGCCGCGGCCGAACTGGGCGCGGCGCTGCGGGAACTGGCCGATGCGGCGGTCTCCACGGAGGCTGGAACGGATGCCCTGCTCGGTGTCGCCGAGCGCGCACGTGCGTTGATCCCGGAGCTGAACACGGCGACGAGAACGCCGGGGGAGCCCGCGTCCGCCGACGCGGTCAGCTCGGGGCCGTACATGTACAACCCGGTCGTCGGGCCGGGGAACCCGATGGCACCACCGATGACCGTGGAGGTCGTCGACGGCGTCGCGGTCGGAACGTGCACGCTCGGGTTGGCCTACGAGGGCCCGGCGCGCTACGCCCACGGCGGGATCAGCGCACTGCTGCTGGACCAGATCCTCGGCCGTGCCCACGCGGCGAACGGACGCCCGGGGGTGACGGTGACGTTGTCCGTGCGGTACCGGCGGCCGGTGCCGCTTCAGACGCCTCTGCGGCTCAAGGCGTGGCTGGACGAGTCCGGTGACCACCCGATCGGCCGCGCCACGATCGCCACGGCCGCCGCGGCGGACACCGCTCTCGTCTCCGCCGAGGGCCGGTTCCTCGGCGTGAAGCTCCGCTAG